One part of the Nymphalis io chromosome 22, ilAglIoxx1.1, whole genome shotgun sequence genome encodes these proteins:
- the LOC126777315 gene encoding myrosinase 1-like: protein MFRYKTVISLCFVWQVSWCVDHNFPPNFKFGAATSSYQIEGGWDADGKGVNVWDKVVHSNPEMFCGNATGDIAADSYHKWREDVRIAAELGLQFYRFSINWVRILPTGFSNEINKAGVKYYSDLIDALLAEGIEPIVTLYHWELPAIIQDLGGWTNPLIVDWFGDYARVVYSLYADRVNTWITINEVIVICDYGYYSGIFAPNIKEPLLAPYLCNKHTMLAHAKAYRIYDTEFRPKYNGRVSIANHLIWIEPHSAKDEELATLGREYMVGRFTHAIFSKNGGWPPSIEKMMLKNSLAQGFNSFRVLAFTDEEREFVKGTADFFAMNQYTTYTIRPAKKGEVTEYVFLKALPDLNAVLEPPPHAHYGESKMMPIYPEGIRRQMVWLKKQYGDIDILITENGYSSTGQLDDYDRIDFLKKYLEQILMAIKVDKVNVVGYTVWSLIDNFEWLQGYTSKFGLYEVDFENPDKKRTPRASAHFYACVIKNRSLNDTCLNYDFGYKV from the exons ATGTTTCGGTATAAAACAGTCATTTCCTTGtg TTTCGTGTGGCAAGTATCATGGTGTGTCGACCATAATTTCCCTCCCAACTTTAAATTCGGAGCCGCAACATCGTCATATCAAATAGAAGGAGGCTGGGATGCTGATG GTAAAGGTGTAAATGTGTGGGACAAAGTGGTTCATAGTAATCCGGAAATGTTTTGTGGAAATGCGACGGGTGACATCGCTGCCGACTCCTACCACAAATGGCGCGAGGACGTGAGAATTGCAGCAGAATTAGGACTACAGTTTTATCG ATTTTCCATAAACTGGGTCCGGATACTTCCGACTGGTTTTTCGAACGAGATCAATAAAGCCGGagtgaaatattatagtgaCCTCATAGATGCCCTCCTCGCTGAGGGCATAGAACCAATTGTAACGTTGTATCACTGGGAATTACCAGCGATAATTCAAGATTTGG GTGGATGGACAAATCCTTTGATAGTTGACTGGTTCGGAGACTATGCGAGGGTCGTGTACTCCTTGTACGCAGATCGCGTTAACACCTGGATAACCATAAATGAAGTAATTGTCATATGTGATTACGGATACTATAGTGGAATTTTCGCTCCGAATATTAAGGAACCGCTCCTAGCGCCATATTTGTGTAATAAACATACAATGCTGGCTCACGCGAAGGCATATCGGATATACGACACGGAGTTTCGGCCTAAGTacaatg GTCGAGTATCCATCGCAAACCACTTAATATGGATAGAACCTCACTCGGCTAAAGACGAGGAACTTGCCACGCTGGGAAGAGAATACATG gtgGGTAGGTTCACTCACGCAATATTTTCCAAGAACGGCGGCTGGCCGCCTTCTATTGAGAAGATGATGTTGAAAAACAGTCTAGCACAAGGGTTCAACAGCTTCAGGGTTCTTGCTTTCACTGATGAGGAGAGGGAATTtgtcaaag GAACAGCCGATTTCTTTGCCATGAATCAGTACACCACGTACACGATCAGACCGGCGAAGAAAGGGGAAGTTACAGAGTATGTGTTCCTTAAAGCATTACCAGACCTGAACGCCGTGTTAGAACCACCACCGCATGCACACTATGGAGAATCCAAAATGATGCCA atATACCCTGAAGGCATCCGGAGGCAGATGGTGTGGTTGAAGAAACAATATGGTGACATTGATATCTTGATCACAGAGAACGGCTATTCCTCAACTGGTCAGCTCGATGACTATGATAGAATTGACTTCTTGAAAAAATACTTAGAACAG aTTCTAATGGCTATAAAAGTCGATAAAGTTAATGTCGTAGGATACACAGTGTGGTCACTCATAGACAACTTCGAATGGCTACAGGGATATAC ATCAAAGTTTGGTCTCTACGAAGTGGACTTCGAAAATCCTGATAAAAAAAGAACGCCTCGAGCATCTGCACACTTCTACGCGTGCGTAATCAAGAACCGGTCACTGAACGATACTTGCCTAAAT